Proteins from one Thaumasiovibrio subtropicus genomic window:
- a CDS encoding acyl-CoA dehydrogenase family protein: protein MYPFHPLDFGLSDTQQQIQSAVEDFAQSTIAPLAEEIDSRNQMPRHLWQEMGALGILGITVNEQYGGANCDYLTHVLVMEAISRASAAVGLSYGAHSNLCVNQIHRYGSETQKQQYLPALCQGNAIGALAMSEPQAGSDVMAMQLLATEVEHGFSLSGNKMWITNGPCADVLIVYARTSSNSISAFLIEKGVEGFSTAQKLDKLGMRGSDTCELVFDNCVIPQSQLLGERDKGEQVLMSGLDLERLVLAGGPLGIMSACMTLAATYASERKQFGRRIGDYQLIQAKLADMYSRMMAARCYVYTVARNYDKQVTAKQDTAACLLFAAEHATQMALDTIQVLGGNGYINDYAAGRLLRDAKLYEIGAGTSEIRRLIIGRALVNHYAH from the coding sequence ATGTATCCTTTTCACCCGCTCGATTTCGGGCTTTCTGATACGCAACAGCAGATTCAATCTGCCGTTGAGGATTTCGCACAGTCCACTATCGCCCCTCTCGCTGAAGAGATCGATAGTCGTAACCAAATGCCTCGCCATCTATGGCAAGAGATGGGGGCATTGGGGATTTTAGGCATCACCGTCAATGAACAGTATGGCGGAGCCAACTGTGACTACCTCACCCATGTGCTCGTCATGGAAGCGATCAGCCGAGCAAGTGCCGCTGTTGGCTTAAGTTATGGCGCGCACTCCAACCTCTGCGTCAATCAGATACACCGCTACGGTAGCGAAACCCAAAAACAGCAATATCTTCCCGCTTTATGCCAAGGAAACGCCATTGGTGCTTTAGCGATGAGTGAACCACAGGCAGGTTCGGATGTTATGGCGATGCAACTGCTCGCCACAGAAGTCGAGCATGGGTTCTCTTTGTCCGGCAATAAAATGTGGATAACCAATGGCCCTTGCGCCGACGTCCTGATTGTTTACGCGCGGACTTCCTCAAACAGCATTAGTGCATTCCTGATAGAAAAAGGCGTCGAGGGTTTTTCTACCGCCCAAAAGCTCGACAAGCTCGGCATGCGCGGTTCCGATACCTGTGAACTGGTGTTTGATAACTGTGTTATCCCCCAATCTCAACTCCTTGGCGAACGCGACAAAGGGGAACAGGTATTAATGAGCGGGCTTGATCTAGAGCGTTTAGTACTTGCAGGTGGCCCGTTGGGGATCATGTCGGCCTGTATGACACTCGCTGCGACTTACGCCAGTGAGCGTAAACAATTCGGCCGACGAATTGGCGACTATCAACTCATCCAAGCCAAGCTCGCCGACATGTATAGCCGTATGATGGCTGCTAGGTGCTATGTTTACACGGTGGCACGCAACTACGATAAACAAGTCACAGCCAAGCAAGACACCGCCGCATGCTTGCTCTTCGCGGCAGAGCACGCTACACAGATGGCACTTGATACCATCCAAGTACTGGGTGGCAACGGTTACATCAATGACTATGCCGCGGGTCGATTACTCAGAGATGCCAAACTCTATGAAATAGGGGCTGGCACCTCTGAAATTCGGCGTTTAATTATTGGCCGAGCACTTGTCAACCACTATGCGCATTAG
- a CDS encoding thiolase family protein encodes MVTAKFEPVWITHAARTPLGKFAGTLSQVSAPALAAAVLGQFEDWADMRPDGVFLGQVLQAGVGQAPARQASRAAGIGDLVPVTTINKVCGSGMKSMMLSCDQIRLGSHDLIIAGGMENMSAAPYLQSRHLPKMGHGQIKDHMFLDGLENADDGELMGRFGERLASETKISRAQMDEWAAVSVSRAQQAQRLGYFDHEIVPTAGLLHDEIPPSIRLEKIPQLKPAFDPHGTITAANASAIADGAAAVVLMSAAQGERLGCSPLATVVGYREYAHEPQWFTTAPVYAIEALLHDLGWHKEDVDLWEINEAFAVVTLNAITCLGLDPKKVNVHGGACALGHPLGATGARVVVTLIHAMRLRQVRRGIAALCIGGGEATAIAIEIPEEAL; translated from the coding sequence ATGGTGACAGCAAAATTTGAGCCGGTCTGGATCACACACGCTGCGCGGACACCACTCGGTAAGTTTGCAGGCACGTTGAGCCAGGTGAGTGCGCCCGCGTTAGCCGCTGCGGTATTAGGCCAGTTCGAAGATTGGGCAGACATGAGGCCAGATGGCGTGTTTCTAGGGCAAGTATTGCAAGCCGGTGTCGGGCAAGCGCCAGCAAGGCAAGCCAGCCGTGCTGCGGGCATTGGAGACCTAGTGCCTGTGACCACGATCAACAAAGTGTGCGGCTCGGGAATGAAGTCGATGATGTTGTCGTGTGATCAGATTCGGCTTGGTAGTCATGATCTCATCATCGCTGGTGGTATGGAAAATATGTCGGCGGCACCTTACTTGCAGTCGCGACATCTGCCTAAGATGGGACATGGGCAGATTAAAGATCACATGTTTCTTGATGGCTTGGAAAACGCCGACGATGGCGAGTTAATGGGGCGCTTTGGTGAGCGATTGGCCAGTGAAACCAAAATCTCTCGCGCCCAAATGGATGAATGGGCAGCCGTCTCCGTGTCTCGCGCTCAGCAAGCGCAACGCCTAGGGTATTTTGATCACGAGATAGTACCTACTGCAGGACTACTTCATGACGAAATCCCTCCTTCCATTCGATTAGAAAAGATACCGCAGCTAAAACCGGCTTTTGACCCGCATGGCACCATTACGGCGGCCAATGCCAGTGCCATTGCCGATGGTGCTGCCGCGGTTGTGCTGATGTCAGCCGCGCAAGGCGAGCGACTAGGTTGCTCGCCGTTAGCGACAGTGGTCGGCTACCGCGAGTACGCCCATGAACCCCAATGGTTTACTACTGCGCCTGTCTATGCCATTGAAGCGCTGCTTCATGACCTCGGTTGGCACAAAGAGGATGTCGATCTTTGGGAAATTAATGAAGCGTTTGCGGTGGTGACGCTTAATGCCATCACGTGTTTGGGTCTAGATCCTAAAAAGGTCAATGTTCATGGCGGCGCTTGTGCTTTGGGGCATCCCCTTGGCGCGACAGGCGCGCGCGTTGTGGTGACCTTGATTCACGCCATGCGACTCAGGCAGGTCCGTCGAGGGATAGCTGCACTGTGCATTGGTGGTGGAGAGGCGACAGCTATCGCGATTGAAATCCCTGAGGAGGCACTATGA
- a CDS encoding MerR family transcriptional regulator has product MEWFRISELSKEFEVSTRSIRFYEDEGLLTPRREGQTRWFNRRDKVRLKLILRGKRLGFSLAEIRELFDLYDHHESKTQLETMVTLIDEKQQELERKRQDLDAVMAELTAARERCIEALTTQA; this is encoded by the coding sequence ATGGAGTGGTTTAGGATCAGCGAGTTATCAAAAGAGTTTGAGGTCTCAACCCGTAGTATTCGTTTCTATGAAGATGAAGGATTGTTAACCCCTCGCAGAGAGGGGCAAACCCGCTGGTTTAATCGCCGCGACAAAGTGCGCTTGAAATTGATTTTACGGGGCAAACGCTTGGGTTTTTCCCTCGCAGAAATTCGTGAACTCTTCGACTTATATGATCACCACGAAAGCAAAACGCAACTAGAAACGATGGTCACATTGATCGATGAAAAACAGCAAGAGTTAGAGAGAAAGCGTCAAGATCTCGATGCAGTGATGGCAGAGCTAACCGCCGCCCGTGAGCGCTGTATAGAGGCACTGACTACGCAAGCGTAA